A stretch of Oncorhynchus gorbuscha isolate QuinsamMale2020 ecotype Even-year linkage group LG24, OgorEven_v1.0, whole genome shotgun sequence DNA encodes these proteins:
- the LOC124012051 gene encoding adenylyl cyclase-associated protein 1-like isoform X2, whose amino-acid sequence MAALASLVQRLEVAVSRLEAVSGGGGGGGSAGGSTGGSGVVAAYVEAYDAIITGSVGQYMTLSQQIGGDVQKHADMMKQAFSCQRQLLVTASGSQKPSDASLTALLTPVSKVIQQVQTFREQNRSSPLFNHLSAISESVPALGWVAMAPKPGPYVKEMQDAAQFYTNRVLKDYKEKDQKHVDWVKAYLSIWTELQNYIKQHHTTGLAWSKSGPVASASAAHPAGGAPPPPGPPPPPMDFSGSSGGGGDQGPDTRNALFASLNKGADITKGLKHVPKDQMTHKNPNLRTQTGPVCTGPKPFSSPKTEATAAPSSKLPPVLELDGKKWKVENQEGVQGMVISDTELKQVVYAFKCNNSTLQIKGKINSITLDNCKKLGLVFDDVVGIVEVINCRDVKVQVLGKVPTISINKTDGCHVYLSKDSLECELVSAKSSEMNVLVPGNDGDYTEIPVPEQFKTVWDGKKLVTTCTEIAG is encoded by the exons ATGGCGGCGTTGGCAAGTCTGGTGCAGCGGCTGGAGGTGGCTGTGAGTCGTTTGGAGGCGGTGTCGGGCGGTGGAGGTGGCGGTGGCTCTGCGGGAGGCTCTACTGGAGGCTCTGGAG TCGTGGCAGCTTACGTGGAGGCCTATGATGCCATCATCACGGGCTCTGTTGGCCAGTACATGACCCTCAGCCAGCAGATAGGGGGCGACGTCCAGAAGCAT gcgGACATGATGAAGCAGGCGTTCTCATGTCAGAGACAGCTCCTTGTCACCGCCTCCGGCTCCCAGAAGCCCTCTGAT GCATCCTTGACTGCTCTCCTGACCCCCGTCTCCAAAGTGATCCAGCAGGTGCAGACGTTCCGTGAGCAGAACCGCTCCTCGCCCCTCTTCAACCACCTCTCGGCCATCAGCGAAAGCGTGCCTGCCCTCGGCTGGGTCGCCATG GCTCCTAAGCCAGGTCCCTATGTGAAGGAGATGCAGGATGCTGCCCAGTTCTATACCAATCGGGTGCTCAAGGACTACAAGGAGAA GGACCAGAAGCATGTGGACTGGGTTAAGGCCTATCTGTCTATCTGGACTGAACTTCAGAACTACATCAAACAGCACCACACCACCGGACTGGCCTGGAGCAAGAGC GGTCCAGTAGCCTCGGCCTCTGCAGCTCACCCTGCCGGTGGCGCTCCTCCTCCCCCcggccctcctccccctcccatgGACTTCAGCGGGTCGTCTGGCGGTGGCGGAGACCAGGGGCCCGACACCCGTAACGCCCTCTTCGCCTCCCTCAACAAGGGAGCTGACATCACCAAGG GCCTGAAGCACGTGCCCAAAGACCAAATGACTCACAAGAATCCCAACCTGAGGACCCAGACCGGTCCGGTGTGCACAGGGCCAAAGCCCTTCAGCTCACCCAAGACAGAGGCCACCGCCGCCCCCTCTAGCAAGCTGCCCCCCGTTCTGGAGCTTGACGGCAAAAAGTGGAAAGTG GAGAACCAAGAGGGTGTCCAGGGCATGGTGATCAGCGACACAGAGCTCAAGCAGGTGGTCTACGCCTTCAAGTGTAACAACAGCACCCTGCAGATCAAGGGCAAGATAAACTCCATCACTTTAG ACAACTGTAAGAAATTGGGTCTGGTCTTTGACGATGTCGTGGGCATCGTAGAGGTTATCAACTGCAGGGACGTCAAGGTTCAG GTCTTGGGCAAGGTTCCCACTATCTCCATCAACAAGACTGACGGTTGCCACGTGTACCTGAGCAAAGATTCGCTGGAGTGTGAGCTCGTCAGCGCCAAGAGCTCAGAGATGAACGTGCTGGTACCTGGTAACGACGGAGACTAT ACTGAGATCCCTGTTCCTGAGCAGTTCAAGACTGTCTGGGATGGCAAGAAGCTTGTCACCACTTGTACAGAGATCGCTGGATAG
- the LOC124012051 gene encoding adenylyl cyclase-associated protein 1-like isoform X1 has protein sequence MLHGMAALASLVQRLEVAVSRLEAVSGGGGGGGSAGGSTGGSGVVAAYVEAYDAIITGSVGQYMTLSQQIGGDVQKHADMMKQAFSCQRQLLVTASGSQKPSDASLTALLTPVSKVIQQVQTFREQNRSSPLFNHLSAISESVPALGWVAMAPKPGPYVKEMQDAAQFYTNRVLKDYKEKDQKHVDWVKAYLSIWTELQNYIKQHHTTGLAWSKSGPVASASAAHPAGGAPPPPGPPPPPMDFSGSSGGGGDQGPDTRNALFASLNKGADITKGLKHVPKDQMTHKNPNLRTQTGPVCTGPKPFSSPKTEATAAPSSKLPPVLELDGKKWKVENQEGVQGMVISDTELKQVVYAFKCNNSTLQIKGKINSITLDNCKKLGLVFDDVVGIVEVINCRDVKVQVLGKVPTISINKTDGCHVYLSKDSLECELVSAKSSEMNVLVPGNDGDYTEIPVPEQFKTVWDGKKLVTTCTEIAG, from the exons GAATGGCGGCGTTGGCAAGTCTGGTGCAGCGGCTGGAGGTGGCTGTGAGTCGTTTGGAGGCGGTGTCGGGCGGTGGAGGTGGCGGTGGCTCTGCGGGAGGCTCTACTGGAGGCTCTGGAG TCGTGGCAGCTTACGTGGAGGCCTATGATGCCATCATCACGGGCTCTGTTGGCCAGTACATGACCCTCAGCCAGCAGATAGGGGGCGACGTCCAGAAGCAT gcgGACATGATGAAGCAGGCGTTCTCATGTCAGAGACAGCTCCTTGTCACCGCCTCCGGCTCCCAGAAGCCCTCTGAT GCATCCTTGACTGCTCTCCTGACCCCCGTCTCCAAAGTGATCCAGCAGGTGCAGACGTTCCGTGAGCAGAACCGCTCCTCGCCCCTCTTCAACCACCTCTCGGCCATCAGCGAAAGCGTGCCTGCCCTCGGCTGGGTCGCCATG GCTCCTAAGCCAGGTCCCTATGTGAAGGAGATGCAGGATGCTGCCCAGTTCTATACCAATCGGGTGCTCAAGGACTACAAGGAGAA GGACCAGAAGCATGTGGACTGGGTTAAGGCCTATCTGTCTATCTGGACTGAACTTCAGAACTACATCAAACAGCACCACACCACCGGACTGGCCTGGAGCAAGAGC GGTCCAGTAGCCTCGGCCTCTGCAGCTCACCCTGCCGGTGGCGCTCCTCCTCCCCCcggccctcctccccctcccatgGACTTCAGCGGGTCGTCTGGCGGTGGCGGAGACCAGGGGCCCGACACCCGTAACGCCCTCTTCGCCTCCCTCAACAAGGGAGCTGACATCACCAAGG GCCTGAAGCACGTGCCCAAAGACCAAATGACTCACAAGAATCCCAACCTGAGGACCCAGACCGGTCCGGTGTGCACAGGGCCAAAGCCCTTCAGCTCACCCAAGACAGAGGCCACCGCCGCCCCCTCTAGCAAGCTGCCCCCCGTTCTGGAGCTTGACGGCAAAAAGTGGAAAGTG GAGAACCAAGAGGGTGTCCAGGGCATGGTGATCAGCGACACAGAGCTCAAGCAGGTGGTCTACGCCTTCAAGTGTAACAACAGCACCCTGCAGATCAAGGGCAAGATAAACTCCATCACTTTAG ACAACTGTAAGAAATTGGGTCTGGTCTTTGACGATGTCGTGGGCATCGTAGAGGTTATCAACTGCAGGGACGTCAAGGTTCAG GTCTTGGGCAAGGTTCCCACTATCTCCATCAACAAGACTGACGGTTGCCACGTGTACCTGAGCAAAGATTCGCTGGAGTGTGAGCTCGTCAGCGCCAAGAGCTCAGAGATGAACGTGCTGGTACCTGGTAACGACGGAGACTAT ACTGAGATCCCTGTTCCTGAGCAGTTCAAGACTGTCTGGGATGGCAAGAAGCTTGTCACCACTTGTACAGAGATCGCTGGATAG